DNA from Streptomyces sp. NBC_01476:
GCCGGTGGGCGATGGCCACGACCGTGCGCCCCTCCAGTACCCGGGACAGCGAGCGTTCCAGGTGACGGGCCGCCCGCGGGTCCAGCAGCGAGGTGGCCTCGTCCAGCACCAGGGTGTGCGGGTCGGCCAGGACCAGCCGGGCCAGCGCGAGCTGCTGGGCCTGCGCCGGGGTGAGCACCGCACCGCCCGACCCGACCTCGGTGTCCAGGCCGCCGGCCAGCGCCTGGGCCCACTCCTCGGCGTCCACCGTGCGCAGCGCGCCCCACAGTTCCTCGTCGTCCGACCGGGCCCGGGCCAGCCGCAGATTGTCGCGCAGGCTGCCGACGAAGACGTGGTGTTCCTGGTTGACCAGCGCCACATGCTCGCGGACCCGCTCGGCGGGCATCCGGGCCAGCTCGGCGCCGCCGAGGGTGATCTCGCCGGTGCGGGGCGCGTAGATCCCGGCCAGCAGCCGGCCCAGCGTGGACTTGCCCGCGCCCGACGGCCCGACCAGCGCCAGCCGGGTGCCGGGCGGGACGCTCAGCGTCACCTCGTGCAGCACGTCGGTGCCCTCCCGGTAGCCGAAGCGCACCCGGTCGGCCGCCATCTCCCGGCCCTCCGGCGAGATCCGCTCGTCGCCCTCCGCCTCGGCGACCTCCCGCACCCCGACCAGACGGGCCAGCGACACCTGGGCGACCTGCAGCTCGTCGTACCAGCGCAGGATCAGGTTGACCGGGTCGACGAGCATCTGGGCGTAGAGAGCGCCGGTGGTCAGCTCGCCGGGGGTCACCCAGCCGTGCAGCGCGAAGACACCGCCGATCATCAGCACCGAGGTGAGGATCAGCGCGTGCGTCAGGTTGATCACCGGGAAAAGCACGGTGCGCAGCCACATCGTGTAGCGCTCCCAGGCCACCCACTGCTTGATGCGCAGCCGGGAGAGGTCCTCCCGGCGGTCGCCCAGGCCGTGCGCCTCGATGGTGCGGCCGGCGTCCACCGACTCGGCGAGCACCGCGGCGACGGCCGCGTAGCCCGCCGCCTCCGACCGGTACGCCCGCGGGGCGCGCTTGAAGTACCAGCGGCAGCCGGTCAGCAGCAGCGGCACCGCCACCAGCACCGACAGGGCCAGCGGCGGGGAGGTCACGGTGAGCGCGCCGATCAGCAGCAGCGCCCACATCACCGCGATGGTCAGCTCCGGCACGGCCTCGCGCATCGCGTTGGACAGCCGGTCGATGTCGGTGGTGATCCGGGACAGCAGATCACCGGTGCCGGCCCGTTCCAGTACCCCCGGCGGCAGCGCCACCGAGCGCACCAGGAAGTCCTCGCGCAGGTCGGCCAGCATCCGCTCACCGAGCACCGCCGCACGCAGCCGCTCCATCCGCACGAAGAACGCCTGCACCAGCAGCGCGGCCAGGAAGAAGGCCGCGGTCCGGCCGAGCGGGACATGCCGGGCGCCGTCGGACAGGTCCTGGACCAGCCCGCCCAGCAGGTACGGGCCGACCATCGAGGCCAGCACCGCGACCGTGTTGGCGGCCAGCAGCGCGACGAAGGCGCCGCGGTGCCGTCCGGCCAGCTCCCGCACGTAGGCCCGGACAGTGGCGGGCGAGCCCACCGGCAGGGTCGCGTTCTGCTGCGGCGCGCCGGGGTCGTACTGCGGCGGTCGCACGCCGATCATGCGGACTCCTCCATCGACAGGGCGGCCGGTGCGGCCTCCGGGACGTCCGTGGTCTCGCGGGTGACCACCGCGCGGTACCGCGGGTGGGTGTGCAGCAGATCGTGGTGGCGGCCGGCCGCCGTGGCGGTGCCGTCTTCCACGAACACCACCCGGTCGGCCCGGTCCAGCACCAGCGGGCTGGAGGTGAGGACGACGGTGGTGCGGCCGGTGCGGATCTCCTTGAGGCCGGCGGCGATCCGCGCCTCGGTGTGCGCGTCCACCGCCGACGTCGGCTCGTCGAGCACCAGCACCTCCGGATCGGCGACCAGCGACCGCGCCAAAGCCAGTCGCTGGCGCTGGCCGCCGGAGAGCGACCGGCCGCGTTCGGTGATCCTGGCCCGCATCGGGTCGCCGGAGTCCGCGTCCGGTCCGGCCAGTGACTGCACCAGGGCCTCCAGCACGTCGTCGCACTGCGCCGCGCTCAGCGCGTCCGCCGGGGAGACCGCACCGGACGAGGGTACGGCGAGCAGTTCGGCCAGGGTGCCGGAGAGCAGCACCGGGTCCTTGTCCTGGACGAGCACGGCGGCGCGCGCCTCGGCCAGCGGCAGGGCGTCCAGCGCACGTCCGCCCAGCAGCGCGGAGGTCTCGCCGTCGACCGCGCCGGGGCTGTGCCCGCCGAGCCGGTCGGCCAGCCGTCCCGCCTCGTCCGGATCCCCGCACACCACCGCGGTGAAGAGCCCGGCCGGAGCCCGCAGCCCGGACACCGGGTCGTACAGCTCCCCGGCGGCGCCGGCCGCCGCCGTCGCCCCGCCCGCCGCCGTCGCTCCGGTCTCCGCCTCGACCGGTCGCTGCGCCGGCCGGGCCAGTGCGAGCACCCGGGCGGCCCGTTTCGCGGACGGGCGGGAGAAGGACCAGGCCATCGCGATCTCCCCGAAGCTCTGCAGCGGGAACACCAGGAAGGCCACCGAGCCGTACACCGTCACCAGTTCGCCGACCGCGATCCGCCCGTCGAGCGCGAGCCTGACGCCGTACCAGGCCACGCCCACCAGCAGCAGGCCCGGGAGCAGCACCTGGACGGCGGAGATCAGCGCCCACATCCGGGCGCTGTGCACAGCCGCGGTCCGTACCTCCTGGGAGGCTTTCCGGTACCGGTCGAGGAAGAGTTCCTCGCCGCCGATGCCGCGCAGCACCCGCAGCCCGGCCACCGTGTCGGCGGCGAGTTCGGTGGCCTTTCCGGCCTTTTCGCGCTGGAGGTCGGCCCGCTTGGTGGCGGCCGGCAGCAGCGGCAGCACCGCCACCGCGAGCACGGGTACGGACGCGGCCACCAGGACGCCGAGCGCCGGCTGGTACAGCACCAGGGCGACGGCCACGCCGATCGTGGCCAGCAGCGCCGAGGTGAAGCGGGCCAGCGCCTCCACGAACCAGCCGATCTTCTCCACGTCGCCGGTACTGACGGCCACCACCTCGCCGGCGGCGACCCGGCGGGTCAGCACCGAGCCCAGTTCCACCGTCTTGCGGGCCAGCAACTGCTGGACCCGGGCAGCCGCGGCGATCCAGTTGGTGACCGCGGTGCGGTGCAGCATGGTGTCGCCGAGCGCGGTCAGCAGCCCGAGAGCGAACATCAGAGCGCCGGCCAGCGCCAGGCGGTCCCCCGAGCGGTCCACGACGGCCTGCACCGCCATGCCGACCGCCACCGGGAAGGAGGCCACCGCGGCCATATGGAGGGTGCCCCAGGCTGCCGCTGCCAACTGGCCGCGCCACTGGCGGACTTCGAGCCAGAGCAGGAAACGGAAACCCGAGCGGACGTCGGGCACGCCGGGGTCGGGAAGGGGAAGGCTGCGTAGGGACGGCATGATGTCCTGGGGTCGGTACGAAGGTGGTGGAGCCGGGACCGGTCGGGCCAATCGGGAGGAATCGTGCCGGGAGCGGTCAGGAGCCGTGCAAGGGTCGCCTCACGGCCCGCGCCGGGTCAACCGGTTTTCCGTCGGCCGGCGGGAACGGGCAGGCGCCGGTTGGACGTCCGGCTCTGTGAGTGAAAGGTTGGGAAGCCATGCGACGAACTGCGACGATCCGTACCGCGCTGCCGGTGGCAGCCGCGACGGCCGCGCTGCTGCTCACGGCCTGCGGCGGCCACGCCGGCGGCCGGGCCGCCGACAGCCCCGCCTCCGGCGCGCCCGCCGCGAAGCACCCC
Protein-coding regions in this window:
- a CDS encoding ABC transporter ATP-binding protein — its product is MIGVRPPQYDPGAPQQNATLPVGSPATVRAYVRELAGRHRGAFVALLAANTVAVLASMVGPYLLGGLVQDLSDGARHVPLGRTAAFFLAALLVQAFFVRMERLRAAVLGERMLADLREDFLVRSVALPPGVLERAGTGDLLSRITTDIDRLSNAMREAVPELTIAVMWALLLIGALTVTSPPLALSVLVAVPLLLTGCRWYFKRAPRAYRSEAAGYAAVAAVLAESVDAGRTIEAHGLGDRREDLSRLRIKQWVAWERYTMWLRTVLFPVINLTHALILTSVLMIGGVFALHGWVTPGELTTGALYAQMLVDPVNLILRWYDELQVAQVSLARLVGVREVAEAEGDERISPEGREMAADRVRFGYREGTDVLHEVTLSVPPGTRLALVGPSGAGKSTLGRLLAGIYAPRTGEITLGGAELARMPAERVREHVALVNQEHHVFVGSLRDNLRLARARSDDEELWGALRTVDAEEWAQALAGGLDTEVGSGGAVLTPAQAQQLALARLVLADPHTLVLDEATSLLDPRAARHLERSLSRVLEGRTVVAIAHRLHTAHDADVIAVVENGRISELGSHHELVAADGAYAALWRSWHG
- a CDS encoding ABC transporter ATP-binding protein yields the protein MPSLRSLPLPDPGVPDVRSGFRFLLWLEVRQWRGQLAAAAWGTLHMAAVASFPVAVGMAVQAVVDRSGDRLALAGALMFALGLLTALGDTMLHRTAVTNWIAAAARVQQLLARKTVELGSVLTRRVAAGEVVAVSTGDVEKIGWFVEALARFTSALLATIGVAVALVLYQPALGVLVAASVPVLAVAVLPLLPAATKRADLQREKAGKATELAADTVAGLRVLRGIGGEELFLDRYRKASQEVRTAAVHSARMWALISAVQVLLPGLLLVGVAWYGVRLALDGRIAVGELVTVYGSVAFLVFPLQSFGEIAMAWSFSRPSAKRAARVLALARPAQRPVEAETGATAAGGATAAAGAAGELYDPVSGLRAPAGLFTAVVCGDPDEAGRLADRLGGHSPGAVDGETSALLGGRALDALPLAEARAAVLVQDKDPVLLSGTLAELLAVPSSGAVSPADALSAAQCDDVLEALVQSLAGPDADSGDPMRARITERGRSLSGGQRQRLALARSLVADPEVLVLDEPTSAVDAHTEARIAAGLKEIRTGRTTVVLTSSPLVLDRADRVVFVEDGTATAAGRHHDLLHTHPRYRAVVTRETTDVPEAAPAALSMEESA